From one Lycium ferocissimum isolate CSIRO_LF1 chromosome 5, AGI_CSIRO_Lferr_CH_V1, whole genome shotgun sequence genomic stretch:
- the LOC132056732 gene encoding poly(A)-specific ribonuclease PARN-like, translating to MLQRRLFCTRISKTVLQSNLGHSHQSKWSVKQVTKSNFSVALEEISSYISESDFIAVSLKNSGAYSAQWQRVIPIDTAHTAYLKAKYAAERFQVLQFAVCPFSIKGSKLIVHPYNFHLFPRDELKIGMPSYSFSCQSSYLTSMAQEGFDFNACIYDGISYLSKSQESAAIDRIGNASPISCSVQTPSGYTVADSVFAERIKSRVKHWITACKDTNKKPEDALISSLRKIVSGDEVYGSRPCLSIDVCSERQVRLVLETLKDFVDVIPLLTPAKGGTMRPVRVVLTSSEEDRILLQKELQNEEKEHNKRLRGFREVIDLISASQKPVVAYNSLNDFTFVHSMFLAPLPSTLDEFRSSLCLFFPNVLDVNHLMKEISPLTKVNNLPASISYLKQRFFAPIDVEIPNQAEVSEVKTLGHDVVKISELFAKSCSILKTAPRTPEADGGQLPDAIECCTNSFNPCFTSSHSPADEDVSVWTDNTRKISIKNLVFLWGFRGGTSAGKLKSLLYGSHKVFHNEFDVRMVDKSCAVVVFRDPGFPEVLLQLMDSGGICTNTLKEMLADGLTAAGYETYQKVCELGLWEADLASSMEKALEETESFSEAQSKEFLGICWNNDEMINLNDL from the exons ATGTTACAAAGGCGGTTGTTTTGCACCAGGATTTCTAAAACCGTGCTCCAATCAAATCTGGGACATAGCCATCAGAGCAAATGGAGTGTAAAGCAAGTTACAAAGTCCAACTTCTCAGTGGCACTAGAAGAGATTAGCAGTTACATCTCCGAATCTGATTTCATCGCAGTCTCATTGAAGAATAGTGGGGCCTACTCTGCACAATGGCAGCGTGTTATTCCTATTGACACAGCCCACACAGCGTATCTCAAAGCCAAATATGCAGCCGAACGGTTTCAGGTCCTTCAGTTCGCCGTTTGCCCTTTTTCCATTAAGGGTTCTAAGCTCATCGTCCACCC atacaactttcatttgtTCCCTCGTGATGAGTTAAAAATAGGGATGCCTTCTTATAGTTTCTCTTGTCAATCATCATACTTGACCTCTATGGCTCAAGAAGGTTTTGATTTCAATGCCTGCATATATGATG GCATATCATATTTATCCAAATCGCAAGAATCAGCTGCAATAGATAGAATTGGGAATGCATCACCTATTAGCTGTTCAGTGCAAACTCCATCAGGATATACAGTTGCTGATTCTGTATTTGCAGAAAGGATCAAATCTCGAGTTAAGCATTGGATAACTGCTTGCAAAGACACAAACAAGAAGCCTGAAG ATGCTTTAATCAGTTCCTTGAGAAAAATTGTCTCGGGAGATGAAGTATATGGATCCAGACCATGCTTGAGCATAGATGTCTGCAGTGAACGTCAAGTGCGCCTTGTGTTGGAG ACACTGAAGGATTTTGTTGACGTCATACCTTTACTAACCCCAGCAAAGGGAGGGACAATGAGGCCTGTTCGAGTTGTTTTGACAAGTTCAGAAGAAGATAGGATTCTTTTACAG AAGGAACTTCAAAATGAGGAGAAGGAGCATAATAAGCGCCTCCGTGGCTTTCGAGAGGTGATCGATTTGATTTCCGCTTCTCAGAAACCTGTTGTTGCCTACAACTCTCTTAATG ATTTTACTTTCGTTCATTCCATGTTCTTAGCTCCGTTACCATCAACGCTGGATGAATTCAGAAGTTCATTATGTTTGTTCTTCCCAAATGTACTTGATGTCAACCACCTTATGAAGGAAATCAGCCCTCTAACAAAAGTGAACAATTTGCCTGCAAGTATCTCATATTTGAAACAACGGTTCTTTGCCCCTATTGATGTAGAGATACCTAACCAAG CTGAGGTCAGTGAAGTGAAGACTCTTGGACATGATGTTGTGAAGATAAGCGAATTGTTTGCAAAGTCGTGCTCCATATTGAAAACTGCTCCAAGAACTCCTGAAGCTGACGGGGGCCAGTTGCCTGATGCAATTGAATGCTGCACAAACTCGTTCAACCCTTGCTTTACCAGTTCTCATAGTCCTGCTGATGAAGATGTTAGTGTGTGGACTGACAATACTAGAAAGATTAGTATTAAGAATCTGGTTTTCCTATGGGGATTCAGGGGTGGGACATCTGCAGGAAAGCTGAAAAGCCTCCTATATGGGTCACATAAAGTTTTCCATAATGAATTTGATGTTAGGATGGTGGATAAAAGTTGTGCAGTGGTTGTTTTCAGGGATCCTGGCTTTCCGGAAGTCCTGTTGCAGCTAATGGACTCTGGAGGAATCTGCACTAATACCCTGAAGGAGATGCTGGCCGACGGCCTGACAGCTGCAGGTTATGAGACCTACCAGAAAGTCTGTGAGTTGGGTCTATGGGAAGCAGATTTAGCCAGTTCGATGGAAAAGGCTTTGGAAGAAACTGAGAGCTTCTCAGAAGCTCAGTCGAAAGAGTTTTTAGGGATATGTTGGAATAATGATGAAATGATCAACCTGAATGACCTTTGA
- the LOC132056734 gene encoding uncharacterized protein LOC132056734 isoform X1, which produces MAGMALKITTTINSNLNNNGVFSPPPNKLHSHLLPSNKKISGRRILRNTPVSLKQSKRISHGPLGVSNLSQSKSFDVVIIGAGIIGLTIARQLLLDSDLSVALVDAALPCSGATGAGQGYIWKAHKSPGTEKWELMMRSHQLWESLAESIQLQGMDPLEELGWKKTGSLLVSKTADESATLKKRVEELSQEGLRAEFLSTNDLLSEEPQLVLEKGGGAAFFPDDYQLDAHRTVAFIEQGNRRFAAEGRYAEFYHDPAIGLVRPGNSCEVGAIQTSKNTLQSKKAVVIAAGCWTGSLMHDLIKQPDIELDLPIKPRKGHLLVLENFKSFKLNHGIMEAGYANHQSATLKATASDSGPVYNAQDLSVSMTATMDASGNLVLGSSRQLVGFDTEVDESVINHIWQRVGEFLPALRQESLEDLRQSREVRVGLRPYIPDGKPVIGLVPGFSNVFLAAGHEGEGLSLALGTAEMIADMVLANPCKVDAAPFALLGRCFH; this is translated from the exons ATGGCAGGAATGGCCTTGAAAATTACTACTACAATAAACTCTAATCTCAATAATAACGGCGTATTTTCACCTCCTCCAAACAAGCTACACTCACAtcttttaccctcaaataaaaaaatctctGGCCGTAGGATCCTTAGAAATACACCTGTATCGTTGAAACAAAGTAAAAGAATTAGTCATGGACCACTTGGAGTTTCGAATTTGAGTCAGTCAAAGTCCTTTGATGTTGTCATAATTGGTGCTGGAATAATTGGGTTGACCATTGCACGCCAGTTGCTCCTTGACTCAGATCTCTCCGTCGCTCTAGTTGATGCTGCTCTTCCTTGCTCTGGCGCTACTGGAGCAG GTCAAGGATACATATGGAAGGCACACAAATCACCCGGTACTGAGAAATGGGAGTTAATGATGAGAAGCCATCAATTATGGGAGAGTCTAGCCGAGAGCATTCAACTTCAAGGGATGGATCCTTTAGAGGAACTTGGCTGGAAGAAGACAG GAAGTCTTTTAGTAAGTAAAACAGCAGATGAGTCAGCAACGTTAAAAAAGAGGGTGGAGGAGCTATCACAGGAGGGGTTGAGAGCAGAGTTCTTGTCCACCAATGATTTGCTATCAGAAGAACCGCAACTTGTGCTTGAGAAGGGAGGTGGAGCAGCTTTTTTCCCTGATGATTACCAATTGGACGCTCACCGTACTGTTGCATTTATTGAGCAG GGTAACAGGCGTTTTGCTGCGGAAGGGAGATATGCCGAATTTTATCATGACCCTGCTATTGGATTAGTTAG ACCTGGAAATAGCTGCGAGGTTGGAGCTATTCAAACTTCGAAGAATACACTGCAGAGTAAGAAGGCTGTTGTGATTGCAGCAGGTTGTTGGACTGGGTCTTTGATGCACGACCTGATTAAGCAACCAGATATTGAACTCGATCTTCCAATTAAGCCTCGAAAG GGTCACCTGCTTGTGCTAGAGAATTTCAAGTCGTTCAAGCtgaatcatggaattatggaGGCAGGGTATGCCAACCATCAGTCGGCAACCCTGAAAGCTACTGCATCTGATTCAGGGCCTGTCTATAATGCACAAGATTTGTCTGTTTCAATGACGGCAACCATGGATGCTTCAGGCAATCTTGTCCTTG GGAGTAGCCGGCAGCTTGTTGGGTTTGACACAGAGGTAGATGAATCTGTCATCAACCACATATGGCAGCGGGTTGGGGAGTTCTTACCTGCTTTAAGACAAGAGTCTCTTGAGGATTTGCGTCAAAGCAGAGAAGTTAGAGTAGGACTGAGACCTTACA TTCCTGATGGAAAGCCTGTCATTGGGCTTGTTCCTGGATTTTCGAACGTCTTTCTTGCTGCCGGGCATGAAGGAGAAGGACTGTCGCTG GCTCTAGGAACAGCTGAAATGATTGCTGATATGGTGTTGGCAAATCCTTGTAAAGTAGATGCAGCACCTTTTGCTCTGCTAGGCCGGTGCTTCCACTAA
- the LOC132056731 gene encoding monocopper oxidase-like protein SKU5 — MFSGLPSYCYLLFLSFLLCLTTLCLAGDPYIHYEWAVSYIKASPLGVKQQVIGINGQFPGPILNVTTNWNVVVNVKNDLDEPMLLTWNGIQQRKDSWQDGVSGTNCPIPAGWNWTYEFQVKDQIGSFFYFPSLRFQRAAGGYGGITINNRNIIPLPFAAPDGDITLFIGDWFIKSHKELRQDIENGVALGPPDGILFNGLGPYRYDNALVSGGISYLTVNVEPGKTYRLRVHNVGVSTSLNFRIQNHNLLLVETEGSYTVQQNYTSLDIHIGQSYSFLVAMDQNASSDYYIVASPRFVNSSDSSKSVGVAVLHYSNSQGPASGPLPDPPNESDPYFSMTQAKSIRWNVSASAARPNPQGSFKYGEITVTDVFVLHNRPAELIEGKWRTTLSGISYLAPSTPLNLAQQFNIPGVFKLDFPNKMMNRPAKVDTSVINGTYKAFVEIIFQNNDTTIQNYHLDGYAFFVVGMDYGEWTENSRSTYNKWDGVARCNTQVFPGAWTAILVFLDNPGIWNLRAQNLDSWYLGQETYVNVVNPETPELPVPANTIYCGALAPLQKDQARRVNFSGASSLTKTIKLIFIGFVVSLLGSFMR; from the exons ATGTTCTCTGGATTACCAAGTTATTGTTATCTCCTTTTCTTGAGTTTCCTTTTGTGCTTGACAACATTGTGTTTAGCAGGAGACCCTTATATACATTATGAGTGGGCTGTTTCTTACATTAAAGCTTCTCCTCTTGGAGTTAAGCAGCAG GTGATTGGAATAAACGGTCAATTTCCAGGACCCATTCTCAATGTCACTACCAACTGGAATGTGGTTGTCAATGTTAAAAATGATCTTGATGAGCCTATGCTTCTTACATG GAATGGCATCCAGCAGAGAAAGGATTCATGGCAAGATGGTGTATCTGGCACAAATTGTCCCATTCCTGCTGGCTGGAATTGGACATATGAATTTCAGGTTAAAGATCAGATAGGCAGCTTCTTTTATTTCCCTTCCTTACGCTTCCAGAGAGCTGCTGGTGGATATGGAGGGATCACTATAAACAACAGAAATATCATTCCTCTGCCGTTTGCGGCACCAGATGGGGACATCACACTCTTTATTGGTGACTGGTTTATAAAGAGTCATAAG GAACTCAGACAAGACATCGAAAATGGAGTTGCCCTTGGCCCTCCTGATGGTATCCTATTCAATGGACTAGGTCCCTACCGTTATGATAATGCCCTTGTATCAGGCGGTATATCCTACCTGACAGTGAATGTAGAACCAG GCAAAACGTACCGCCTTCGAGTACACAATGTTGGTGTTTCAACTAGCTTGAATTTCAGAATCCAAAATCATAACCTTCTTCTTGTGGAGACTGAAGGTTCATACACAGTACAACAGAACTACACAAGCTTGGATATCCACATCGGTCAATCATATTCCTTCCTGGTCGCAATGGATCAAAATGCCAGCAGTGATTATTACATTGTTGCCAGTCCACGCTTTGTTAATTCCTCTGATTCATCAAAGTCGGTAGGAGTCGCTGTCTTGCATTACTCAAATTCACAAGGACCTGCTTCAGGTCCTCTTCCAGACCCTCCTAATGAATCTGACCCATATTTCTCAATGACTCAAGCAAAATCCATAAG ATGGAATGTTTCTGCTAGTGCTGCACGGCCAAACCCCCAAGGATCCTTCAAATATGGTGAAATCACTGTGACTGATGTGTTTGTCCTTCATAATAGGCCTGCAGAGCTAATAGAGGGGAAGTGGCGCACTACTCTCAGTGGTATTTCATACTTAGCACCATCAACACCTTTAAATCTTGCTCAGCAATTTAACATCCCAGGTGTTTTCAAGCTTGACTTCCCCAATAAAATGATGAACAGGCCAGCAAAAGTTGATACGTCCGTAATTAACGGTACTTACAAAGCATTCGTGGAAATCATATTCCAAAACAATGATACAACTATTCAGAACTATCATCTGGACGGCTATGCCTTTTTTGTTGTCGG TATGGACTACGGGGAATGGACAGAGAATAGTAGAAGCACCTACAACAAATGGGATGGTGTTGCTCGATGCAATACCCAG GTGTTTCCTGGTGCTTGGACTGCGATTTTAGTCTTCCTAGACAATCCTGGCATTTGGAACTTACGTGCTCAAAACCTCGACTCATGGTACCTTGGCCAAGAAACTTATGTTAATGTGGTGAATCCGGAGACCCCAGAGCTTCCAGTTCCAGCAAACACCATCTATTGTGGTGCACTGGCACCTTTACAGAA GGACCAAGCTCGGAGAGTAAATTTCTCTGGTGCATCATCATTGACAAAAACAATCAAGCTGATCTTCATAGGTTTTGTTGTATCACTACTTGGAAGTTTTATGAGGTAG
- the LOC132056734 gene encoding uncharacterized protein LOC132056734 isoform X2 encodes MAGMALKITTTINSNLNNNGVFSPPPNKLHSHLLPSNKKISGRRILRNTPVSLKQSKRISHGPLGVSNLSQSKSFDVVIIGAGIIGLTIARQLLLDSDLSVALVDAALPCSGATGAGQGYIWKAHKSPGTEKWELMMRSHQLWESLAESIQLQGMDPLEELGWKKTGSLLVSKTADESATLKKRVEELSQEGLRAEFLSTNDLLSEEPQLVLEKGGGAAFFPDDYQLDAHRTVAFIEQGNRRFAAEGRYAEFYHDPAIGLVRPGNSCEVGAIQTSKNTLQSKKAVVIAAGCWTGSLMHDLIKQPDIELDLPIKPRKGHLLVLENFKSFKLNHGIMEAGYANHQSATLKATASDSGPVYNAQDLSVSMTATMDASGNLVLGSSRQLVGFDTEVDESVINHIWQRVGEFLPALRQESLEDLRQSREVRVGLRPYSSRNS; translated from the exons ATGGCAGGAATGGCCTTGAAAATTACTACTACAATAAACTCTAATCTCAATAATAACGGCGTATTTTCACCTCCTCCAAACAAGCTACACTCACAtcttttaccctcaaataaaaaaatctctGGCCGTAGGATCCTTAGAAATACACCTGTATCGTTGAAACAAAGTAAAAGAATTAGTCATGGACCACTTGGAGTTTCGAATTTGAGTCAGTCAAAGTCCTTTGATGTTGTCATAATTGGTGCTGGAATAATTGGGTTGACCATTGCACGCCAGTTGCTCCTTGACTCAGATCTCTCCGTCGCTCTAGTTGATGCTGCTCTTCCTTGCTCTGGCGCTACTGGAGCAG GTCAAGGATACATATGGAAGGCACACAAATCACCCGGTACTGAGAAATGGGAGTTAATGATGAGAAGCCATCAATTATGGGAGAGTCTAGCCGAGAGCATTCAACTTCAAGGGATGGATCCTTTAGAGGAACTTGGCTGGAAGAAGACAG GAAGTCTTTTAGTAAGTAAAACAGCAGATGAGTCAGCAACGTTAAAAAAGAGGGTGGAGGAGCTATCACAGGAGGGGTTGAGAGCAGAGTTCTTGTCCACCAATGATTTGCTATCAGAAGAACCGCAACTTGTGCTTGAGAAGGGAGGTGGAGCAGCTTTTTTCCCTGATGATTACCAATTGGACGCTCACCGTACTGTTGCATTTATTGAGCAG GGTAACAGGCGTTTTGCTGCGGAAGGGAGATATGCCGAATTTTATCATGACCCTGCTATTGGATTAGTTAG ACCTGGAAATAGCTGCGAGGTTGGAGCTATTCAAACTTCGAAGAATACACTGCAGAGTAAGAAGGCTGTTGTGATTGCAGCAGGTTGTTGGACTGGGTCTTTGATGCACGACCTGATTAAGCAACCAGATATTGAACTCGATCTTCCAATTAAGCCTCGAAAG GGTCACCTGCTTGTGCTAGAGAATTTCAAGTCGTTCAAGCtgaatcatggaattatggaGGCAGGGTATGCCAACCATCAGTCGGCAACCCTGAAAGCTACTGCATCTGATTCAGGGCCTGTCTATAATGCACAAGATTTGTCTGTTTCAATGACGGCAACCATGGATGCTTCAGGCAATCTTGTCCTTG GGAGTAGCCGGCAGCTTGTTGGGTTTGACACAGAGGTAGATGAATCTGTCATCAACCACATATGGCAGCGGGTTGGGGAGTTCTTACCTGCTTTAAGACAAGAGTCTCTTGAGGATTTGCGTCAAAGCAGAGAAGTTAGAGTAGGACTGAGACCTTACA GCTCTAGGAACAGCTGA
- the LOC132056733 gene encoding linoleate 9S-lipoxygenase 6-like, producing MEHTRQRSRMIDCLNVFQGSVRAQLAESKKHTESIKGEIIIQHSPAKSGLGKAIRIQLYSLSTIDPSTGKGKLSQEVHPNHGKRIHNKLNGKRCFKYELTFDVDRDFALPGAFVIWNQHKDEFFLQSLSLQVTFRQMVHFECNSWIYPNHLMQKARIFFSNTCYLPSQTPNGLLQLRKQELDTLKGDGTAGRIREWHRVYDYDFYNNLSDPQQGERPVLGGSVPYPYPRRGKTGEPHIHSVSENVKDMFKIDSCIPPDERFSPEKLTEFAKNVIQATLHFVVSQGGSVSREETNQFKSFDEIKQLFSGKKSQEMEKWMIKKLEASVPKEIFKEIKQGIKDYTTKFPMPQLFAGNELAWKDDEEFGRQMLAGTNATVIQSLQDFPPRSTNGILSSIRRSHIEHNLDGLTLQEAMHQWRIFILDHHNYLMPFLEKINKNGVCAYASRTLLFLKDDATLKPLAIELSLPEVSPSTEIHRVFHPENNGSEAALWQLAKAHVAVNDSGYHQLISHWLKTHAVVEPFIIATRRQLSVMHPIHRLLDPHFKDTMHINALARSMVLKAGGIIEKTLYSGEVSMELSSSLYKEWRFDEQSLPGDLLKRGMAFRNPDCLAGVQLLFEDYPYGTDGLEIWVATKRWVTDFCLHFYKDDNSLRSDHEIQEWWLEIKKIGHGDKCNETWWNPMTTLSDLVEALTTLIWISSGLHASVNFGQYEYVGHPLNRPTKCRSSIPMEGTREFAEFLHDPDKFFLKMLPNKSEITLYMALLEVLSAPISDEVYLGQRQSPYWIDDVWVKQRFEQFAEELNEVGKRIVVRNADPKLKNRRGPSNIPYKLLDPTVSNVKSCQGITAIGIPNSISM from the exons ATGGAACATACGAGACAACGTTCAAGGATGATTGATTGTCTGAATGTGTTTCAAGGAAGTGTGAGGGCTCAACTGGCTGAAAGCAAGAAACATACGGAGTCCATTAAAGGAGAAATCATTATTCAACATAGCCCTGCAAAATCAGGCCTTGGAAAAGCTATCCGTATTCAACTATATAGTCTCTCTACAATTGACCCAA GTACGgggaaagggaagttgagtcaAGAAGTGCACCCGAATCATGGGAAACGTATCCACAACAAGCTTAATGGTAAAAGATGTTTCAAGTATGAATTGACATTCGATGTTGACCGAGATTTTGCATTACCGGGAGCTTTTGTCATCTGGAACCAGCACAAAGACGAGTTTTTTCTTCAATCACTGTCTCTCCAAGTTACATTCAGACAAATGGTTCATTTTGAATGCAATTCTTGGATATATCCCAATCATTTAATGCAAAAAGCAAGAATTTTCTTCTCAAACACT TGTTATCTGCCAAGCCAAACACCAAATGGTCTGCTGCAACTGAGGAAACAAGAACTTGATACATTGAAAGGAGATGGAACTGCAGGGAGAATTAGAGAATGGCATCGGGTTTATGACTACGATTTCTATAATAATCTCAGTGATCCTCAGCAAGGGGAAAGACCTGTTTTAGGAGGTTCAGTTCCTTATCCATATCCAAGGAGAGGAAAAACTGGCGAACCACATATTCACTCAGTCTCAG AAAATGTGAAGGACATGTTCAAGATTGACAGCTGCATCCCTCCGGATGAAAGATTTAGCCCCGAGAAACTAACAGAGTTTGCGAAGAACGTCATCCAGGCAACTTTGCACTTTGTCGTTTCTCAGGGAGGATCAGTGTCAAGAGAAGAAACTAACCAATTCAAGTCATTCGACGAGATCAAACAGCTATTTTCGGGGAAGAAAAGCCAAGAGATGGAAAAATGGATGATAAAGAAACTGGAAGCTAGTGTACCCAAAGAGATTTTCAAGGAGATTAAACAAGGAATCAAAGATTATACTACAAAGTTCCCAATGCCTCAGTTATTTGCAG GGAACGAACTGGCATGGAAGGATGATGAGGAGTTTGGACGCCAGATGCTTGCAGGAACTAATGCAACTGTAATTCAGAGTTTGCAG GATTTTCCACCAAGAAGCACGAATGGAATATTGAGTTCAATAAGACGATCACACATAGAACATAACCTTGATGGCCTCACTCTTCAAGAA GCAATGCACCAGTGGAGGATTTTCATCTTGGACCACCACAACTATCTCATGCCATTTTTagagaaaataaacaaaaatggTGTATGTGCCTATGCGTCTAGAACTCTACTATTCTTAAAGGACGATGCCACGCTAAAGCCACTTGCAATAGAACTAAGTTTACCAGAGGTTTCACCTAGCACTGAGATTCACAGGGTATTTCATCCAGAGAACAATGGATCAGAGGCAGCTTTATGGCAGCTTGCTAAAGCTCATGTGGCAGTAAATGATTCTGGTTATCATCAGCTAATCAGCCATTG GCTAAAAACTCATGCAGTTGTAGAGCCATTCATTATTGCCACCAGAAGGCAGTTGAGTGTTATGCACCCGATTCACCGGTTATTAGATCCTCACTTCAAGGACACTATGCATATTAATGCATTGGCTCGAAGTATGGTCTTAAAAGCTGGAGGAATCATCGAGAAGACCCTTTATTCTGGTGAAGTCTCTATGGAGCTATCTTCTTCACTCTATAAGGAATGGAGATTTGATGAACAAAGCCTCCCTGGTGATTTACTGAAAAG AGGTATGGCTTTCCGCAACCCAGATTGCCTGGCTGGCGTTCAGCTTCTCTTTGAAGATTATCCGTATGGTACAGATGGACTAGAAATTTGGGTAGCAACCAAGAGATGGGTAACTGACTTTTGTCTACATTTTTACAAGGATGATAATTCCCTGAGATCTGACCATGAGATCCAAGAATGGTGGTTGGAGATTAAGAAAATTGGCCATGGAGACAAGTGTAACGAAACATGGTGGAACCCGATGACTACTCTCTCTGACCTAGTAGAGGCTCTCACAACCCTTATATGGATTTCCTCAGGTCTTCATGCTTCAGTTAACTTTGGACAATATGAATACGTGGGTCATCCACTCAATCGCCCAACCAAATGTCGGAGTTCCATCCCGATGGAAGGGACAAGGGAGTTCGCGGAGTTTCTCCATGACCCAGACAAGTTCTTTCTCAAAATGTTACCCAACAAGTCTGAAATTACCCTATATATGGCGCTATTAGAGGTACTTTCGGCGCCTATATCTGATGAAGTATACTTGGGTCAACGACAATCTCCATATTGGATAGATGATGTATGGGTAAAGCAAAGATTTGAGCAATTTGCAGAGGAACTGAACGAAGTGGGTAAAAGGATAGTGGTAAGAAATGCAGATCCCAAACTTAAAAACAGACGGGGCCCTTCCAATATCCCGTACAAGCTTCTGGACCCTACGGTCTCCAATGTTAAATCATGTCAGGGTATCACAGCAATAGGGATACCAAATAGCATTTCCATGTAA